CCCCGAGTTGTTGTTCAACCGCCTGCCGCAGGCGGTAAACCGGGCGGCGTACGAAATGTTTTTGGTTGACGGAGTCCCCAAAGGCGAAAAGCAGAAAAAAGCCATACAATATCTCAAACAGGCAGCAGGGGGAACCTGGAATCTGCTCAAAATGGGCGTGAAGGGATGGAGGGCGATGAACGGATGAGCAGCAGCATTGCGGAGAAGTTGTTTACCATCCGGTACAAAGTGGACGATCAGTCCCATTTGATCATCAAGGATCAGCAGGTTTGCCTGACATGTGAGACCAAGGAGTGCACCCATTTTTGTCCGGCGGACGTCTATGACTGGACGGGAGAGATGACCACCGTCGCGTTTGAGAATTGCATCGAGTGCGGTACGTGCCGTATCGGTTGCCCCTATTACAACATCGAGTGGGTATATCCCAAAGGCGGCTACGGCATTACGTACAAATACGGTTGAGATCACATCATCTCCGGTTTCCGACAGGAAGCCGGTTTTTACTGACCGCTATCATCCTCCTGTATGAAACGGGGAGATGATAGCGCTTCAGGCGAGGCAAGCAGTGTGGAGCGTGACAGCGGAGAGAGTACGGAATCGATGGCATTCTCTTTCTTTGGCCTTATAAAAAGCGAGCGGAAAAACCCGGGCCTTCAGGGTTGGGATGAAAGCGAGCGTCGGACGTGGGAGGGATTCAGCTCTCGCAAGTCCGACATTGTTGCGGTCAGATTGTAAAGAAGACATGAAAAGAACGTCCCCATCGCTGCTCATGCGGATATGTGGCAGACAGAGGTGTCAATGCCGCAAGAAATATCCTGCATAGAGCGATGGGAACCGTTCCTGAACCGAAATACGGACAATCAGAATAAAACCTTTTCCAGGCTTGGACAAAGCCTTCGTGGATGGATGTGGGTTGCCACGCCGGATGAAGCGAGAAGTCCACCGGCGACCAAAGGGAGTGCTCTTGGTCTTCGGCCGTGTGGAGCAAGTCACAAAGATTGTGAATGTTGCCTGGCGGATTCTTTTCCGATATGCCAGTGATGTCCATGGTAGCCTGCTTTTTCACCACGTGCGTTCTTTTTATCTCTCTGATCCACAAGAATCATTTTGTCCGGGTCGTGCCGGTGTTGTTTGTAGAAATCAACCGCTGCCTTGATGTAATCCGAGAAATCGGGGCACGCCACGCCGGACCCCTCCAGATCGTTCAACGCATGTGTGCAGTCATATTCTGCTTTCAGGTTGAGGTAATCAATGGTCTCTTTTTCCACCATCACCCATTTGCGAAACGCGGGTATGGAAAGCAATCCGTACACAAGTGACAGGGGAAGCGTGAATGATGGTTTTTTGTCAATCAACGCTTCGCAGATCATCCGATACGCGTCCTTCGCATGGTACGGGCGCGGGTCGGTCAAATGATATACTTTGTCTTCTCCTTTTGGATGATGTGCCAAATAACAGGTTGCATCGACCACGTAATCCACGGGGACCAGATTGATCAGCGCTGTCCCCTTCCCGATATAGGGAATCGGCCAATTGGCGAACTTGTCCAAAAACCGCATGATGAAGTAGGGACCATCGAATTTTACGGTTTCGCCGGTTTTGGAATCCCCCATCACAATGCCGGGTCGAACGATCGTGGCAGGAACTTTGTCGCGGATTTTTTGCACTAGCACTTCTGCCTCAAATTTGGTTGACTCATAGAAGTTTTTGAAGGATTGACCGCAATCCAGTTCCGTTTCCAAAATTCTTCCGGATCGGGTCCCCGATACGTATGCGGTACTAAAATACACGTATCGTTGCAGTTTCGCCAATTGTAACACCCACTGGTTCACATTGTCTGTTCCAACTACGTTCACCCGATAAGCCACATCTTGAGGAACCGCCAAGTCGTAAATGGCGGCGAGGTGAAATACATGCGTTACGCTTTCCCGGAGTCTCTGCAAAGTCGGTTCATTCATCCCCAGATTTTTTAACGTGATATCGCCGGGGATGACAGTAAATTTGTCTGATGCTCCGAAATCGTTTTCCAAGAGGTGGATTTCTGTTTTCGCCTTGTTCAATTGACTGGGATGGACTAACACCTCAAATCGGGAAGCCGGGTCTTGAAGAAGTAATTTCCTGATCATTTTGGATGCAATAAAACCCGGGAATCCTGTGATGAAATACGTTTTTTGCTTCAACACCTTTCCCTCCCAAAGTGTTCTGAGCGGATATGGCCCTTCACAGAAGGGCGGTTGGTTCCAATCTGTTGGGACATGGGGAAACTTGCAAAGAGTTCAGGTGGCCGTGATCATGAAATGCATATCCGGAGCCATGATGAT
Above is a window of Polycladomyces zharkentensis DNA encoding:
- a CDS encoding ferredoxin family protein gives rise to the protein MSSSIAEKLFTIRYKVDDQSHLIIKDQQVCLTCETKECTHFCPADVYDWTGEMTTVAFENCIECGTCRIGCPYYNIEWVYPKGGYGITYKYG
- a CDS encoding SDR family oxidoreductase, encoding MLKQKTYFITGFPGFIASKMIRKLLLQDPASRFEVLVHPSQLNKAKTEIHLLENDFGASDKFTVIPGDITLKNLGMNEPTLQRLRESVTHVFHLAAIYDLAVPQDVAYRVNVVGTDNVNQWVLQLAKLQRYVYFSTAYVSGTRSGRILETELDCGQSFKNFYESTKFEAEVLVQKIRDKVPATIVRPGIVMGDSKTGETVKFDGPYFIMRFLDKFANWPIPYIGKGTALINLVPVDYVVDATCYLAHHPKGEDKVYHLTDPRPYHAKDAYRMICEALIDKKPSFTLPLSLVYGLLSIPAFRKWVMVEKETIDYLNLKAEYDCTHALNDLEGSGVACPDFSDYIKAAVDFYKQHRHDPDKMILVDQRDKKNARGEKAGYHGHHWHIGKESARQHSQSL